The genomic region gctgagccGAGAAGTCCTTGGAGGACTGGACCAGAGGAAGCCCCAGCCTCCCCATCTCCCAGCGCCAACCAGGGGCGGGGCCAGCTCTCCTCCAGGGTGGGTGGTAGAGGTGGGCTGCGCTGGAGCTCAGCTGGCCGGTCCTGCcgcctcccccaggccctgctcgGCTATCTGTGACTGGTCTGGGTCCTGTCGTCTCCCTTCAGCCCCCAGTCCATCATGTCTGTTCCCAGTGTTGGTGCTGAGCTGCCACCTGCTGGGAGGTCCCTCACCTCTTAATCCAACCATGTGGCCAGGGTCGGGGGCCTGCCCTCTCTAAGCCCACCTCCCTAAGGAAAAACCACGGTGGGGCTGCTGGCCCTTGCTGATCCACCTTCTCTGCCAATCAGGACCTGTCCCTCCCTCAAATCCTGGGTACACCTCGGGGATCCCCTGTGGCCGGTACACACTGTTTTGCTTGCTTTTCCAAAGCTCTCTGGCCCTGGCTTGGAAATTCCAAGGGTCCCTGTGACCTGAGCATGTGGCTGGTGTTTCCCTGGCTGGGGCCCCATGCCCAGCAAGCCTCCCAAGTGGCCCTAGGCAGAAGGGTCGCCAGGCGCGGCATTTGGGACGAGGGAGACAGACGCCATGGCGAGAATCCAGCTTTGACCTTTATTCGAGAGACCAGATGGGTCGCCCCAGGATCCGGCTGCCAGCCCTGAGGCCAAGCAAGGCTGGAGACCCACAATCTGGCCCTGCTCTGCCCTGAGCTGCAGCCTCAGCCCCAGGATCCTGCCTGCAGCCACTGCAGGTGCAGGTGGAAGGAGCCCTGGGGGTTTGGACGCTGCTATTgattcataaaaaaaagaaaaatacaccaaGGCTCCGTGTTCCCTGTGACAGGCGGCCCTAGGGGGCCAGCACGAACCCTCACAGCACGTGATTTCTGTACAATCCACCATCTGGGGCAGAGGGCGGGCACACAGAGGCTATTTCTTGGCTTTGGCGGAGTTGCGGGGTGGGGTGATGGGCCGGCCTCCAGGGTTCAGGCCGCTGAACTGCCCATATTTCCCCTTGTTCTTGTCGGCGGGCTTGAGGATCTAAAAGAGGCAAGCTGGTCAGGCTCATGGGGCTGAGCCATGGGCCCCCCACCCCTTCCGTCCCCATCTCTAGCCCCACCTGGAAGGAGCACATGAGCGTCTCGTCCACGCTCATCATAGCGCCTGCGTTGTCAAACTCGCCACAGTAGTTAGGAGCTGAGAAGAGTGTCACCAGCTGCCGCTTGGCAAAGAACTCATAGCCATCTTCTACCACCTGGACGAGGGTGGGGGCAGTTAGTCCAGCAGGTGCTGCTGCCCGGCCCCCGCTGCCACCCCGACCAGGGCTGCCAGCCCACCTGGTGTGCCCGGCAGATGAGATCCAGGTCGTGCTTGTGCAGGAACTTGGCCACGACCTCAGCTCCAAAGGTAAAGGAGACGCCACGGTCATTCTCACCCCAGCCCTGCACGTCCTTGTCAGGGTCAGACCACAGCAGGTCACACAGCAGGCCCTGGTCTGGCACGTCTGTGGGCCGCATGATACGCCGGATCTGCTCCATGGACTGTAGGTCCGGGGACAGGCCTGGGGGGCACCGGGGGCAGGTCACTTCCTCAAGCCTCAAAACAAGGGCCctccctcctccagaaagcctttgcCAATCAGCCTCTGTTCCCCCAACCCTCCGCCCTCTCCTGGATTCCTGGGAGCCTAGACAGGCAGAGCTCATCGCCTTCTGCCTCTTCAAGTCCCTGTCCCTTCAAGGAGCACAGCCCTCCCTGGAGAAAGACAAGCAAACTCCACGCAAGAAGCCGAGGCCACGACGTGACAGTGAGTGCAGCCTGACGCTGGGGTGCAGGGGGACTTTGTGGAAGAAGTGATACCCAAACCGGGACTCCAGGGAGAGCTGTTCCAGGTGGCGGAGTACGTGTCCTCCAGCTAACACTTCTGTCCCAAATCCCCCAGGGATGTGGCCAGGCTCGTCCTGCCCAAGCATTCCCTCGCCATGCGGCCCAGAGCCGCCCTCACCCCCGTGACAGCAGAAGATCTTTTCATCCACAATGGCAGCAATAGGCAGGCAGTTGAAGCAATCGGTGAAGGTTTTCCATAGTTTGATGTTGTAGCGTCTCTTGCCTgcccagaggaaggagagggctCACGAGAAGGCCTGTCTGCCCCACCCACAGTGTGGGTCTCTGGGCCTTCCAGGGCACATTGTGTGTTGTTCAGACACAGCTGGGAGAAGAGAATGGAAGGCAAGAAGGGAAACCCCCCCCCCGCCAacccccaccccactgcctcCCAGGAGGAATTCTAAAGCAGCCGAGTCCACAGGAACCCCAGAGTTCCAGTTCTGGAACAACCTCAGGGTTGGCACCCACGCCCCTGCACATGAGCAGAGCCAGGCCAAGACCGGGTTTGGTCTCTCTCAGCTTCTGGCCAACAGAGCCCAGTCCAGACAGGCATCCTAAGTGCTTAAGTAACGGATGCACTGGAGGGGAGTGCCGGCAGGCAAGGCCCTGCATTAGAATGCTGGCAGCTCTTCAGTCAGCAGCCGTTCCCACATCCCCCCTGAGCACCAGGACCCatgccaggagggcagggaggagagacgTGAATTGGCCCGGCCCCGCCTTCACGGAGCTCAGTCTAGCAGGTGTTCGTCAGACACTGCTACCCCAGCCACCAGGTCAACACGAGGGTCGCACTGAATGGCCGGGAGAGCCCTTCAGGACCCGGTCAGGCCACTCACACTCATCGTAGAAGCCGTAGATGCGGTTGATGCTGGCACACTCGTGGTTCCCACGGAGCAGGAAGAAGTTCTCGGGGTACTTGATCTTATAGGCCAGCAGCAAGCAGATGGTCTCCAAAGACTGCTTGCCCCTGTCTACGTAGTCCCCCAGAAACAGGTAGTTGCTCTCTGGAGGGAAGCCGCCGTACTCGAACAGCCGCAGAAGGTCGTAGTACTGGCCATGGATGTCGCCTGTGACCCAGAGAACCAGGTCAGCACTAGGTGCAGTCTAAACTTGAACCCAGGGCCAGGGTTGGGCTCAAGGGAGGAGAGATCCAGGGActttggctgggggtggggggtggggggtggggtaccCACTTTCAGGAAGCAAAGGGGCCTGGGCAGGGGGCTCACCGCAGATCTTGAGGGGTGCCTCCAGCTCCAGAAGAATGGGCTGGCTCAGGAAAATCTCCCGGGATTTGAGGCACAG from Eubalaena glacialis isolate mEubGla1 chromosome 10, mEubGla1.1.hap2.+ XY, whole genome shotgun sequence harbors:
- the PPP1CA gene encoding serine/threonine-protein phosphatase PP1-alpha catalytic subunit, whose translation is MSDSEKLNLDSIIGRLLEVQGSRPGKNVQLTENEIRGLCLKSREIFLSQPILLELEAPLKICGDIHGQYYDLLRLFEYGGFPPESNYLFLGDYVDRGKQSLETICLLLAYKIKYPENFFLLRGNHECASINRIYGFYDECKRRYNIKLWKTFTDCFNCLPIAAIVDEKIFCCHGGLSPDLQSMEQIRRIMRPTDVPDQGLLCDLLWSDPDKDVQGWGENDRGVSFTFGAEVVAKFLHKHDLDLICRAHQVVEDGYEFFAKRQLVTLFSAPNYCGEFDNAGAMMSVDETLMCSFQILKPADKNKGKYGQFSGLNPGGRPITPPRNSAKAKK